A genomic stretch from Sporocytophaga myxococcoides DSM 11118 includes:
- a CDS encoding T9SS C-terminal target domain-containing protein yields MISKYPFRLLFFDRSKWVFAFILLFVLSIISVVAEGTKELMPKSTDHGVVQIFDRSRLFMTYDAPKENRLNIHICKAGEVIYFGFNQPDEDVYFKLKSPDGTVVMGPTLIPASGAGFIANYNQAVAGPLQLSVGGYNALSYTSLTDGDYYIEFNPVSPTTKTDSKRYFDLFDITVADGNKPKPGRLWSYTWDINTTAADYAFNGKMYVLSTDSIVTSIDFNGIQPFGATISANSKGCTSTGIAINDRVSRVGNVTYPEYKIFLNDPDPACYPTGTFGNFLQKPFISGCDPDNRCININVDKPGNIEVLLEINGQDGYQPNSTDRIISASVQKGENCIKWNTRDGNGDIVPPGASVEIELSYGNGITHLPLYDVEHHKNGYIVDLVRPIGPKPQLFWDDSQLKSGTATDGLTNLIGCTNAGGCHQWKDRGTDDCKNECPETINTWWYARMVKEKVGYLVSVPKVDAESRNNPGDINDTLVCVNISSFQLSGTLTNASSAQWTGGDGVFNASRVGLTPIYTPTVEERNWGSVKLYLKSNAQINCPSAIDSMLILFKRLPEVDAGDSLILCETTKVIDLTGVVKNATSIIWSGGDGVFGDKNKLATSYTPSASESKSNSFLLRLTSATASPCPDVFDEVKIIYKRAPTVEAGLPIFLCADIDSVIISGGSLNATGLKWSGGKGSFSNDTKAQTYYRIKPDEKAGDITLNLKAEGEAPCVAVSDEIKILFNPLPDINAGNDLNSCSGDVAIFESKSSPAYSYEWIDEKGIVIGNEATLKVTSSGDRTYILIGKDSKGCVSSDTVKLIANSVPVLNLPAEICLNDTLKIYANSQSNSFAGTYTWKKDGEVLPSKNTSVINVFEAGVYELDFKNGNCKASGKTVVWAPPALTVIDSIVECENTKVVLTANKIENASYIWSLDGVQLSSTTSSIEAISSNTIQRFFVEVKDTHGCRDIDSLMLVGIPVPKIIAEDTGICPGKDVVLDPIVKNTYNVMRFPVEYTWYDNGQDIEIHDTVYRTSKAGNYEVSVKVGTCYDKKSFSVRTFSYPTKSLPESVKFCKEEFQFYELTAGLGKTYLWHETGDTTRSINIALPGRYSVMITNENGCSIEDATEVRELCPPRLYISNSFSPNKDGKNDTYDVFGANFTNFRMLIFNRWGEIIFESKDRNEVWDGQYRGEPIPIGVYPWVITYEGDSEEYKGPYKMEGSVTIVR; encoded by the coding sequence ATGATAAGCAAATATCCGTTTCGTCTTTTGTTTTTTGATAGGAGCAAGTGGGTATTTGCATTTATATTACTTTTTGTCTTATCCATAATTTCTGTAGTGGCTGAAGGCACAAAGGAATTAATGCCTAAATCCACAGATCATGGAGTGGTTCAGATATTCGATCGTTCAAGATTGTTTATGACGTACGATGCTCCAAAGGAAAACCGACTCAATATTCACATTTGCAAAGCTGGTGAAGTTATTTATTTTGGTTTTAATCAACCGGATGAAGACGTTTACTTCAAACTTAAAAGTCCGGATGGCACTGTGGTGATGGGGCCTACATTAATACCTGCCTCTGGTGCTGGTTTTATTGCAAACTACAATCAGGCGGTGGCTGGTCCTTTACAATTATCTGTGGGTGGTTATAATGCTTTGTCATATACGTCTCTTACAGATGGTGATTATTATATAGAATTTAATCCTGTTTCTCCGACAACTAAAACAGATTCAAAGAGATACTTTGATTTGTTTGATATAACTGTTGCAGATGGAAATAAACCAAAGCCTGGCCGGCTATGGTCTTATACATGGGACATCAATACAACCGCTGCTGACTACGCTTTTAACGGAAAGATGTATGTGCTCTCAACGGATAGTATTGTTACATCTATAGACTTCAATGGAATACAGCCTTTCGGTGCTACTATCAGCGCAAATTCCAAAGGATGTACAAGTACCGGAATAGCTATTAATGACAGAGTGAGTAGAGTAGGTAATGTAACTTATCCAGAGTATAAAATATTTCTTAATGATCCTGATCCTGCTTGTTATCCAACAGGCACCTTTGGTAATTTTTTGCAAAAGCCATTTATAAGCGGTTGTGATCCTGATAATAGATGCATTAATATTAATGTAGATAAGCCCGGAAATATTGAAGTATTGCTGGAAATAAATGGCCAGGATGGCTATCAACCCAATTCGACGGATAGAATTATCTCAGCTTCTGTACAGAAAGGTGAGAATTGTATTAAGTGGAATACAAGAGATGGCAATGGAGATATAGTCCCTCCTGGAGCGTCAGTTGAAATAGAACTAAGTTACGGAAATGGAATAACACATCTTCCACTGTATGATGTCGAACATCATAAGAACGGTTATATTGTTGATCTTGTAAGGCCTATAGGCCCCAAGCCTCAATTGTTTTGGGATGACAGTCAACTCAAATCAGGAACTGCAACTGATGGACTTACCAACCTCATCGGGTGTACCAATGCAGGTGGATGTCATCAATGGAAAGACAGAGGAACAGACGATTGCAAAAACGAATGTCCAGAAACGATTAATACATGGTGGTACGCCCGAATGGTAAAGGAGAAGGTTGGTTATTTAGTCTCAGTTCCCAAGGTTGATGCAGAATCTAGAAATAATCCAGGCGATATAAATGACACTCTTGTTTGTGTCAATATTTCTAGCTTTCAACTTAGTGGCACTTTAACAAATGCCTCAAGTGCCCAATGGACTGGAGGGGACGGCGTATTTAATGCTTCTCGCGTTGGTCTTACCCCTATATATACACCTACTGTAGAGGAGAGAAATTGGGGGTCTGTTAAATTATATTTGAAATCGAATGCACAGATAAATTGTCCTTCTGCAATAGATTCCATGCTGATTCTTTTCAAAAGACTTCCTGAAGTAGATGCCGGTGATTCTCTCATTTTATGCGAAACTACAAAAGTAATTGATTTGACTGGTGTTGTTAAAAATGCTACAAGTATTATCTGGTCGGGGGGGGACGGTGTTTTTGGGGATAAGAATAAACTTGCAACATCATATACACCTTCTGCTTCTGAGTCAAAATCAAATTCCTTTCTGTTAAGACTTACTTCTGCCACTGCCTCGCCATGCCCTGATGTATTTGATGAGGTTAAGATAATATATAAACGTGCTCCTACTGTTGAGGCAGGTTTGCCAATCTTTCTGTGTGCAGATATAGATTCTGTTATCATATCAGGGGGCAGTTTGAATGCTACCGGCTTAAAATGGAGTGGGGGAAAAGGCAGCTTTTCAAACGATACAAAGGCTCAAACTTATTACAGAATTAAACCAGATGAGAAGGCAGGTGATATAACCCTTAATTTAAAGGCAGAGGGAGAAGCTCCATGTGTTGCAGTTTCTGATGAAATTAAAATTTTGTTTAATCCTTTGCCTGATATAAACGCTGGCAATGATTTAAACAGTTGTTCGGGTGATGTAGCTATTTTCGAATCAAAGTCTTCTCCAGCTTATTCTTATGAATGGATAGATGAAAAAGGCATAGTAATTGGTAATGAGGCTACATTGAAAGTTACTTCTTCCGGAGATCGTACATATATTCTTATTGGAAAAGATAGTAAAGGATGTGTTTCTTCTGACACGGTAAAGCTCATAGCGAATTCAGTTCCGGTATTGAATCTACCAGCAGAAATTTGTCTGAACGATACTTTAAAGATCTATGCTAATTCACAATCAAATTCTTTTGCAGGAACCTATACCTGGAAAAAGGATGGAGAAGTCTTGCCGAGCAAAAACACATCTGTTATTAATGTATTTGAAGCAGGAGTCTATGAATTAGATTTTAAAAACGGAAATTGTAAAGCTTCAGGAAAGACGGTTGTATGGGCTCCTCCGGCTTTGACTGTCATTGATTCAATTGTTGAATGCGAAAATACAAAGGTTGTTTTAACCGCTAATAAGATTGAAAATGCCTCTTATATCTGGTCTCTTGATGGAGTCCAATTATCATCTACTACTTCCTCTATCGAAGCAATTTCTTCCAACACAATTCAAAGATTTTTTGTAGAGGTAAAGGATACTCATGGTTGCAGGGATATAGACAGTCTCATGCTGGTAGGAATCCCAGTGCCAAAGATAATTGCTGAAGATACTGGAATTTGCCCTGGTAAAGATGTTGTGCTGGATCCTATTGTCAAAAATACTTATAACGTTATGCGTTTTCCAGTTGAATATACTTGGTATGATAACGGTCAGGATATTGAAATTCATGATACAGTTTATCGCACTTCAAAAGCTGGAAATTATGAGGTTTCGGTGAAGGTTGGAACTTGTTATGATAAGAAATCTTTTTCAGTGAGAACTTTTTCTTATCCTACAAAATCACTTCCTGAATCAGTGAAGTTTTGCAAAGAAGAGTTCCAATTCTATGAGTTAACAGCAGGACTTGGAAAAACATACTTGTGGCATGAGACAGGTGACACAACTCGCTCAATAAACATCGCATTGCCAGGAAGATATTCTGTTATGATTACCAATGAAAATGGTTGTAGCATAGAAGACGCTACTGAAGTGCGTGAATTATGTCCTCCGAGACTATATATATCTAACTCATTTTCTCCAAATAAGGATGGGAAAAACGATACTTATGATGTCTTTGGCGCAAATTTTACAAACTTTAGAATGCTCATCTTTAATAGATGGGGAGAAATAATTTTTGAAAGCAAGGATCGGAATGAAGTATGGGATGGTCAATATAGAGGAGAGCCTATACCTATTGGCGTTTATCCCTGGGTGATTACTTATGAGGGCGATTCGGAAGAGTACAAAGGCCCATATAAAATGGAAGGAAGCGTTACAATTGTTAGATAA
- a CDS encoding PorP/SprF family type IX secretion system membrane protein — MIVLFVAINNATAQDIQFSQFYANTLYLNPAFAGSTHDLRGVLHQRIQWPKLEAKYITSSASLDTYIKKTKGGVGLIVMKDWQGANTISSTDIALQYAQEVDFSPKFSMRFGLQGAYVSRNINYAQLTFPDQYTDGGYSGLATSEDFGANRKNFFDLSAGTVLYSDKLWLGISAHHINNPNQSFYNEVSRLPVKIGIVGGYKIELDGGEANNGNKTNRYTLTPTFYYKMQGKSDQLDLGIYGMREDLMVGFWYRGIPVKHYERNLQNNESMVVLLGWRINKLVVSYSYDFTISKLNNTRTGGSHEFNLTYIYPLPLKRKIYKRLPCPKF; from the coding sequence ATGATAGTTTTGTTTGTTGCCATAAATAATGCAACAGCACAGGATATTCAGTTTTCTCAGTTTTATGCTAATACTTTATATCTTAACCCCGCATTTGCAGGAAGTACTCATGATTTAAGAGGAGTACTGCATCAGCGGATCCAATGGCCTAAGCTTGAGGCTAAATACATAACATCTTCGGCGAGCCTTGATACCTACATCAAGAAAACAAAAGGAGGTGTAGGGTTAATAGTCATGAAAGATTGGCAGGGAGCAAATACAATAAGTTCTACAGATATTGCGCTTCAATATGCTCAGGAAGTAGATTTTTCACCAAAATTTTCAATGAGGTTTGGTTTGCAGGGAGCATATGTTTCAAGAAATATCAACTATGCGCAGTTGACATTTCCTGACCAGTACACGGATGGTGGATATTCAGGCCTTGCCACTTCTGAAGATTTTGGTGCGAATCGAAAGAACTTCTTTGATCTTTCAGCTGGAACAGTTTTGTATTCGGATAAGCTATGGCTCGGAATTTCCGCTCATCATATAAATAATCCTAATCAGTCTTTTTATAATGAAGTAAGCAGACTGCCTGTTAAAATCGGAATTGTGGGCGGATATAAAATAGAATTAGATGGAGGAGAAGCAAATAATGGAAATAAGACCAACAGGTATACTCTGACTCCTACCTTTTATTACAAAATGCAGGGGAAATCCGATCAGCTGGATCTTGGTATTTACGGGATGCGTGAAGACCTGATGGTGGGATTCTGGTATAGAGGTATTCCTGTAAAACATTATGAAAGAAACCTTCAGAATAATGAATCCATGGTAGTGCTTTTGGGCTGGAGGATAAACAAATTAGTAGTTTCTTATAGCTACGATTTTACTATTTCCAAGCTGAATAACACACGGACAGGAGGTTCACATGAATTCAATCTTACATACATTTATCCATTGCCACTGAAAAGAAAAATATATAAAAGACTTCCATGTCCTAAATTCTGA
- a CDS encoding cation:proton antiporter, with protein MLFLFDISLPFKDPVLVFSVVLFIIFFAPIVLKKFRIPGIIGLILSGVIVGPNGFNLLLRNSGIVLFGTVGLLYIMFLAGLEIDLNDFKKNRNKSLIFGGFTFFIPLTLGSLVSYYILHLNIQGSVLLASMFASHTLVSYPIASKLGLTKKQAVTLAIGGTIITDTAVLLLLAVITGSVSGNLDTAFWVKLSISLVIFGFIVLYIFPKVTKWFFKNVQGDGGAQYIFVLGIVFGAAFLSEVAGVEPIIGAFLAGLSLNRLIPHTSPLMNRIEFIGNTLFIPFFLISVGMIVDVKVLFNGYQALFVAGVLIVLALFSKWAAAFITQKIFKFSSIERNLIFGLSSSHAAATLAVILVGFDLKLFDEAILNGTILLILVTCMVSSFVTESAGRKLAIAESKGGEEYHEIEERILIAITNPACIESKIDMAAMLKESDKSKPIYAVSVVNDDEEARDKLIQNRKMVEKAIKHAASAENKLEVVSRIDLNIANGIARAVKELMITEIIIGWHEKNTTTEKLFGTVLENLVERTDQMIIVSRSLQPLNTISKIFVMVPPNAELEIGFKRWVHMVKKLSKQINSQVIFFGVSESLQHLKKAVNESKPGIEADYRGFSDWDDFPFFSGQINEDDLFIAITARKATLSHTIFMDSIPKILQRHFEKNNFMLVYPEQFSEDPENRNLQLDGMTTSLIREDLQRFNKIGKILKGVIKWRKK; from the coding sequence ATGCTGTTTTTGTTTGATATTTCATTGCCATTTAAAGATCCTGTATTAGTATTCTCAGTGGTATTGTTTATCATATTCTTTGCCCCGATAGTACTCAAGAAGTTCAGGATTCCAGGCATCATAGGTCTTATTCTTTCAGGTGTGATTGTTGGTCCGAATGGTTTTAATCTTTTGTTGAGAAACTCGGGCATTGTCCTTTTCGGTACTGTAGGTCTTTTATATATCATGTTCCTTGCTGGACTGGAGATAGATTTGAATGATTTTAAAAAGAACAGAAATAAGAGCTTAATTTTCGGTGGATTTACCTTCTTCATTCCTTTAACACTAGGTTCACTTGTATCTTATTATATTCTTCATTTGAATATTCAAGGTTCTGTTTTGCTAGCGAGTATGTTTGCATCTCATACCCTTGTTTCCTATCCTATAGCAAGTAAACTGGGCCTTACCAAAAAGCAAGCGGTAACCCTTGCCATTGGAGGTACTATCATTACGGATACAGCAGTATTATTATTGTTGGCAGTTATTACAGGTTCCGTAAGTGGTAATCTTGATACAGCTTTTTGGGTTAAGCTGTCTATATCCCTCGTAATATTTGGATTTATTGTACTCTATATCTTTCCAAAAGTTACCAAGTGGTTCTTTAAAAATGTTCAAGGAGATGGAGGCGCACAATATATTTTTGTCTTAGGCATTGTATTCGGTGCGGCTTTTTTATCAGAGGTTGCCGGTGTAGAGCCTATTATCGGAGCTTTTCTGGCAGGTCTCTCTCTCAACAGACTGATACCTCACACATCACCTTTGATGAATAGAATTGAGTTCATTGGCAATACATTGTTTATTCCGTTTTTCCTTATCAGTGTTGGGATGATCGTAGATGTAAAAGTATTGTTCAATGGATATCAGGCTCTTTTTGTTGCAGGAGTATTGATTGTTCTTGCTTTATTCAGTAAGTGGGCCGCGGCGTTCATCACTCAGAAAATATTTAAGTTTTCTTCTATAGAAAGAAACTTAATTTTCGGATTAAGCAGTTCTCATGCTGCAGCGACACTTGCAGTTATACTTGTAGGCTTTGACTTGAAGCTATTTGATGAAGCGATTCTTAATGGAACCATATTGCTCATTCTTGTTACCTGTATGGTCAGCTCATTTGTCACTGAAAGCGCAGGAAGGAAGTTGGCAATAGCAGAATCAAAAGGTGGTGAGGAGTATCATGAAATAGAAGAAAGAATCTTAATAGCCATAACAAATCCTGCATGCATTGAATCCAAAATTGATATGGCTGCAATGTTAAAGGAATCGGATAAGTCTAAACCTATCTATGCGGTGTCAGTTGTGAACGATGATGAAGAAGCAAGAGACAAGCTCATTCAAAATAGAAAGATGGTGGAAAAGGCAATAAAACACGCCGCTTCTGCAGAGAATAAACTTGAGGTTGTATCCAGGATAGATCTGAATATTGCGAATGGAATAGCGCGTGCAGTAAAAGAGCTGATGATTACCGAGATCATTATCGGCTGGCATGAAAAGAATACAACTACTGAAAAGTTGTTCGGTACGGTGCTTGAAAATCTTGTAGAACGTACCGATCAGATGATCATAGTATCCCGTTCACTGCAGCCTTTGAATACTATCAGTAAAATTTTCGTAATGGTTCCTCCAAATGCTGAACTGGAGATTGGTTTCAAAAGATGGGTTCATATGGTGAAAAAGTTATCCAAGCAGATTAACAGCCAGGTGATTTTCTTTGGTGTGTCTGAATCCTTGCAACATTTGAAAAAAGCAGTAAATGAAAGTAAGCCAGGTATAGAGGCTGATTACAGAGGGTTTTCGGATTGGGATGATTTTCCATTTTTCTCTGGTCAGATAAATGAAGATGATCTCTTCATTGCGATTACAGCAAGAAAGGCTACTTTATCGCATACGATATTCATGGATTCTATTCCGAAAATTTTGCAAAGGCATTTTGAAAAGAATAACTTCATGCTTGTCTATCCTGAGCAATTCAGTGAAGATCCTGAAAATAGAAATCTTCAGCTGGACGGGATGACGACCTCATTGATAAGAGAAGACTTGCAAAGATTTAACAAGATTGGTAAGATTTTAAAAGGAGTTATAAAATGGCGCAAGAAATAA
- a CDS encoding DUF2809 domain-containing protein — protein sequence MAQEIIMKRNRLLYFFIIIALICTGLAARKWQIYLPDMINVYLGDAIWAAMIYFGIAFIFNRRSMSFIAMLSLTFCYCIEVSQFYHAPWIDAIRHTRIGALILGFAFLWSDILAYTLGISISFLGEYFFFKGNRKEVNVVA from the coding sequence ATGGCGCAAGAAATAATTATGAAGCGGAACAGACTTTTGTATTTCTTTATTATTATAGCTCTTATATGTACAGGACTGGCTGCAAGGAAGTGGCAGATTTATTTACCTGATATGATCAATGTTTACCTGGGAGACGCGATTTGGGCTGCTATGATTTATTTTGGTATAGCCTTTATTTTCAACAGACGGAGCATGTCGTTTATTGCAATGCTTTCATTGACGTTTTGCTATTGTATCGAAGTAAGCCAGTTTTATCACGCACCTTGGATTGATGCAATAAGACATACCAGAATCGGCGCTCTTATTCTTGGATTTGCATTTTTGTGGAGCGATATTCTTGCTTATACTTTGGGAATAAGCATATCATTTCTAGGTGAATACTTCTTTTTTAAAGGAAATAGGAAGGAAGTAAATGTTGTAGCTTAA
- a CDS encoding MATE family efflux transporter: MIFSGWFRDNLKEYKDTIKIAYPVVLSQFGHIAVGVADSIMVGSLGSIPLASATFAFSVFVPFMMFAIGLTYGISPLVAKADGEQNHEEIRKILKHSIVLNFVAAVLLAGGLLFAAPLLQYFQQPQEVLSQAIPFFKILVWSLVPLILFQIWKQFAEGLAITKQAMYITVIANVMNLSLNYLLIHGHYGFPKLGTNGAAVATLISRIFMAVTIFIFVIKYSRTNIFIIGLQKINYSLKEFKRLFRVSIAVGSQLAFETGAFGMAAIMIGWLGASEMAAHHIALNMAAVSYMGATGIGAAATVRVGNELGRKDYHAVRNAGKAAFHLVVIYMSFCALVFVLFRHDLPWFYINEEPICKMAASLLLISAFFQLSDGIQVVYLGALRGIEDVKMPTAIALLAYWVIALPLGYLLAFPLNMGVEGVWYGLLIGLTVAAVLLYYRFEKKSKELI, encoded by the coding sequence ATGATATTCAGTGGTTGGTTTAGGGATAACCTAAAGGAGTATAAAGACACTATAAAGATTGCTTACCCTGTAGTTCTGAGTCAGTTCGGACATATTGCAGTTGGTGTTGCAGACAGCATTATGGTTGGTTCACTAGGCAGTATTCCACTTGCATCGGCTACATTTGCCTTCAGTGTATTCGTCCCATTTATGATGTTTGCGATAGGTCTGACCTATGGCATTTCCCCTTTGGTAGCCAAAGCCGATGGTGAACAGAATCATGAAGAAATAAGAAAGATTCTGAAACACAGTATTGTGTTGAATTTCGTAGCTGCAGTATTGCTGGCAGGAGGGTTGTTATTCGCTGCTCCGCTTTTGCAATATTTTCAACAGCCACAGGAGGTGCTATCACAGGCAATCCCTTTCTTTAAAATTCTTGTATGGTCGTTAGTACCCTTAATTTTATTTCAGATATGGAAACAGTTTGCAGAAGGACTTGCGATTACAAAACAAGCGATGTACATCACAGTAATTGCGAATGTAATGAATCTCTCGCTTAACTATCTTTTAATTCATGGTCACTATGGATTTCCTAAGCTTGGGACAAATGGTGCGGCTGTTGCTACTCTGATCTCAAGGATATTCATGGCAGTCACGATTTTCATATTTGTTATCAAATATTCCCGCACTAATATTTTCATCATAGGATTACAAAAGATTAATTATTCTTTAAAGGAATTTAAAAGATTGTTTAGGGTAAGTATTGCTGTTGGTTCTCAGCTTGCTTTTGAAACCGGGGCATTTGGAATGGCTGCTATTATGATTGGTTGGTTAGGTGCTTCGGAAATGGCAGCACATCATATTGCATTAAATATGGCAGCAGTAAGTTATATGGGGGCAACAGGAATAGGTGCAGCTGCGACTGTGCGTGTTGGAAATGAATTGGGAAGAAAAGATTATCATGCTGTTCGAAACGCGGGAAAAGCAGCATTTCATCTTGTTGTGATTTACATGAGCTTCTGTGCTTTAGTGTTTGTGCTATTCCGACATGACCTGCCTTGGTTTTATATCAATGAAGAGCCTATCTGTAAAATGGCTGCATCGCTCTTATTGATCAGTGCATTTTTCCAATTGTCTGATGGTATTCAGGTAGTTTATCTTGGAGCCCTCCGCGGAATTGAAGATGTGAAGATGCCTACAGCTATTGCCTTGCTGGCTTATTGGGTTATAGCCTTGCCATTAGGGTATCTACTTGCGTTTCCGCTTAACATGGGAGTAGAAGGTGTTTGGTATGGACTTTTGATAGGACTTACTGTTGCAGCGGTGTTGCTGTATTATAGGTTTGAGAAGAAGTCGAAGGAGTTGATATAG
- a CDS encoding ATP-binding protein: MKKINIWNEGSLMEGLTLEALKRPHASRPRNPIIADVCFKGGYIDAWGRGTIKIIDSCKAAELQEPEMKEQDGGFLLTIIKDILNADYLVRLGLNERQIKVVEYVKKNGKISNKEYQELTGMARMTATRDLTELVEKKILKSSKAKGAGAFYKF, from the coding sequence ATAAAAAAGATCAATATATGGAACGAAGGTTCCCTTATGGAAGGATTAACACTGGAGGCATTAAAGCGCCCTCATGCTTCAAGACCTAGAAATCCCATTATTGCTGACGTTTGTTTCAAAGGCGGATATATTGACGCTTGGGGAAGAGGTACTATCAAGATCATTGACAGTTGCAAAGCAGCAGAACTTCAAGAACCTGAAATGAAAGAACAGGATGGCGGGTTCCTGCTTACAATTATCAAAGACATTCTGAATGCAGATTATCTTGTTAGGCTTGGATTGAATGAAAGGCAAATTAAAGTGGTTGAATACGTGAAAAAGAATGGGAAGATTTCCAATAAAGAATATCAAGAATTAACCGGAATGGCAAGAATGACTGCTACAAGAGATTTAACAGAACTTGTTGAAAAGAAGATTCTAAAATCATCTAAAGCCAAAGGAGCAGGTGCCTTCTATAAATTTTGA
- a CDS encoding lipoprotein signal peptidase, protein MALQYKYYKYYFLTLGVIVLDQLVKLLVHFKMDFGYPGQIRIFDDWFKLYYTTNPGMAFGFELGSPYGKLILSLFRIIAMVAISVYLYRLAKKEMAPGMLWCIALILGGAIGNVIDSTFYGVLLNNAPDGASTPWFHGQVIDMFYIDIWEGRLPEWIPIFGGEHYAFWPIFNIADAAIFVGVCIILIWQKRFFKDTGKEESVTEKAEN, encoded by the coding sequence ATGGCCCTTCAGTATAAATACTATAAGTACTACTTCCTTACTCTGGGAGTTATTGTTCTGGATCAGCTTGTAAAGCTTTTGGTTCATTTTAAAATGGACTTCGGTTATCCCGGTCAAATAAGAATCTTTGATGATTGGTTTAAGCTTTACTACACTACCAATCCAGGTATGGCTTTTGGCTTTGAACTAGGTTCTCCATATGGAAAGCTTATTCTGAGCTTGTTCAGAATCATTGCCATGGTTGCTATTTCGGTGTATTTATATCGCCTTGCAAAAAAAGAGATGGCTCCTGGTATGCTTTGGTGTATAGCTTTAATACTTGGAGGTGCTATTGGAAATGTAATAGACAGCACATTTTATGGAGTATTACTGAACAATGCTCCTGATGGCGCAAGTACACCATGGTTTCATGGACAGGTAATAGATATGTTCTATATCGATATCTGGGAAGGCAGACTTCCAGAGTGGATTCCTATATTCGGAGGAGAACACTATGCATTCTGGCCTATATTCAATATCGCTGATGCAGCTATATTTGTTGGAGTATGTATTATACTTATCTGGCAGAAAAGGTTCTTTAAAGATACCGGCAAAGAAGAATCTGTTACGGAGAAAGCTGAGAACTAA